A window of Mycolicibacterium holsaticum DSM 44478 = JCM 12374 genomic DNA:
TCACCGCACGGTGACACGGAGCAAGCTACCGGTGAGTTTCGCCGAGCTGATCACCCCGCCCTACGGCCCCCTGCTTCCGCGTGTGCTGCGGGCCTACATCGGTTGGGAACGCCGCACCGCCGCGCGCCGGACGTCACGGCGCCGCCGCGACCCCGATCCTGCGTGACACCCGCGGCCGGTGTGCTACCGGGGTAGTCCCAGCCCGCGGGCGATGAGTCCGCGCTGCACGTCGTTGGTGCCTCCCCCGACCACGTACATGATCGACTGACGCAGCCCGTATTCGAACGCACCGCCGCCGGGAATCGAGGTGTCCGTCCCGTCGCCGCTCAGTGCGGCAGCGGGTCCGAAGATCTGTAACGTCGCCTGGCCGAAGTCCTCGGCGAGCTCTCCGCCCATCACGCCGGCCATCGCCGCGTCGAACATCGCGCCGATATCGGTTGCGCTGGCCCGGACCGCCGCGGTGACCAACGCTCTGGTGGCTTGCACACGGACCGCGAGGTCGGTGATGGTGGCCCGCTTGGCCGAACCGCGCTCGCCCACCAGGCGCACGGGGTCATCGGCGACGAAGTCCAGCAGATCGTCGAGCTGACGGTGCAGCGCCGCCGCGATGTTGCCCATCAGGATCCGTTCCTCTGAAAGGGCGTCGACGATCACCGCCCAGCCGCCGCCGACCTCGCCGACCCGGGCCGAATCCGGTACGCGGACATCGTCGTAGAAGACCGTGCACGACACCTCACCGGACAGGGCGGTGTGCTGTTGGATGGTGATTCCCGGGGTGTCCAACGGGAAAAGGAACACCGTGATGCCGGCATGTCGTGGTTTGGCGTCGGGATCCGTACGCGCGGCCAGCCAGACCCACTCCGAGGCGTGCGCATTTGTCGTCCAGAGCTTTTGGCCGTTGATCACCCAGTTCTCACCGTCGCGGACAGCGCGGGTTCGCAGCGACGCCAGGTCCGATCCCGCCTCGGGTTCGGAGTAGCCGAGGCAGAAATTCAACTCACCCGACCGAATGATCGGCAGGAACTTCGCCTTCTGCTCCTCGGTGCCATGGCGCAGGATGGACGATCCGATCAGGGTGACCGATCCCAGCGCCTTGGTGGCGCCGACCCGGTGGTAGGTCGTCTCCTCGTTGAGCGCCACCTGCTCGGACAACGACGCGTTCCGGCCGCCGTATTCGGTGGGCCAGCCGAAGCCCAACCAGCCCTGTTCGGCCATCGCGCTGATGAACTGCGGGTTCATGTCGATCGGCGTCGGGGCCCTGTCTCGCGCGCCGTTCTCGGTGAGAAAGCGGACGTAGTCGGCGCGGAACGCCTCACCCACATCCCCGAGGTCGGCCGCAGGCAGTTTGGCAACGGTCTCGACGAGTATGTCCGCGACGGTGCCCGTGCCGGTTTCGATCGTGGACAGCATGGTGACATCGGCGTGGACTCGCCGGAACAGCCACGGCGCTTGGTGTTCGGTGAAGTAGCCGGTGGCCGCCAACGTGTGATGCGCACCGAACTGCACCCTGGGTGCGACGGTGGCGATGTGCGCGGTGGCAAGCTCTGCCATCAGCACCGCGTCGGCGCGATCATGTTGCAGTGCCGAGATCGCATCGGCCACCAGCAGATTGGCGGACCTGATGTCTATCTGACACTGTGCGGTGCGCTGCTGGACTGCGCCGAAGCTGCCGATCACCTTGCCGAACTGGACCCGCGTCTTCGCGTGTTCGATCGCCATCTCGTGCGCGTACTCGGCTGCCGCCAGCGCACGCGCGGCCTTGCCGAGCCGCACCAGGATCAACGCCCGTTCGGCACGATGCCTGTCGACGCCGACTTCGGTCACCGGCGCGCCCAACCGCACCCGCGTCCATGCGGGGATGGCCAACCCCGCCAGTGGCACCTGTTCGAGGATCGGCCGAAGTTGCCCGCGTCCCCCTGCGGCCGGGACGACGAACACATGGGTGGCGGCGCCGCCGGCGTCGACTGGTGCGGTCGGGTCGGATGTGAGCACCGCGCGCAGTGTTCCGCTGCGCAAACCTTCGTCGTCGAGGAGTTCTGCGGCGGCGTACATGTCCAGGACGGGCAGCGGACACGCGACACGCCCGAGCACCCGTTGGGCGGCGATCGCGAAATCCAGCGCACCGGCGTCGGCGAGTTCGAACCAGCCGTGCTCGGCCGCCGTGCCCCACAGCTTTCCGATGTCGCCGGTCTCCGCGGCGGTGGCGTCGCCCCAGGTTCTTTCGAGTAGCGCGGGAGCGGAGTCAACGAAGGCGGCCAGCTCGTCCAATTGTCTGCTCCGTTCCGGCCGGGCCTAGACGATCTCGGCGGCCAGCGTGCGCAACCGCTGCTCACAGTCCGCGACTATGCCCAGCGCGATCTCTTTCGCCGGGCGTAGCTCCGTGAACGATCCGACCACCTGCCCGATGAAGAACGTCTCCAACTCGAGGGCACCGGCGTGTCCGTCCCCGGCGGCCGCGTCGATCCGGCTGAACGCTTCGTTGACCAACATGGGTTGCAACGGCAGGGGCAGCGGCTGCGGGCTACCGGGCTTCTCCCATTCGCTGTGATAGGTACTGCGGAGTTGGCGGGCGGGCTTGCCGGTGCGCAGCGGCGAACGAATGGTGTCATTGCTACCCGCGGCGAGAAACTTCTGCTTGATAGCCAGCGGGGTGATGTCCTCGAAACTGTTGAGCCACACCGATCCACACCACACACCCGCGGCTCCCAACGACAGGCCCGCTGCCATCTGCGCACCGGTCGCGATTCCGCCTGCGGCCAGTACCGGGCGGCCCTCGGCAACCGACACCACCTCCGGAGTCAGCACCGTCGTGGCGATGGTGCCGGTGTGTCCGCCGGCCTCAGTGCCCTGGGCGATCAGCACATCGACCCCTGCGGCCACCTGACGACGGGCGTGTTTGGCCTGGCCCACCAACGCGGCGACGACGACGTTGTTGGCCTTGGCGCGCTGCACCAGGTTAGCCGGAGGCGTCCCGAGAGCGTTGGCTACCAAGGCAATCGGATGCTCGAACACGACGTCGAGCAGCGCTTCGACACCGTCGGGGTTGATCGCCGCGGCGATCTCGTCGTTGATCAACGGGTCGGCGTCGGGAGGCAACTCGGGGATTTCATACTTGATGAGCAGGTCGGCGATGAACTGCCTGTGCTCGTCGGGGATCTGTGCCCGCAGACTGGCCATCAAGTCGTTCGGGTCCCCGATCGCCAGTTTCTCAGGCACCAGCAGATCGACACCGTAGGGCAGGCCGCCCACCTGGTTTTCGATCCACGTCAGTTGTGCGTCCAGTTCTTCCGGTGTGTACGCCGTAGCGGCAAGCACACCGAGTCCGCCCGCTTTGGTGACTTCGGCTACCACCGCGGGTGAACGGTTGAATCCGACCAGAGGATGCTGAATCCCAACGAGTTCGGTGAACGGTGTCCGGATGGCCATGGGTTCTCTACTACTCCTGTGGTTCAGACGGTCGGTGTTTCGAGGACACCCTCGGCGATGAGCCCGTCGATCTCGTCCTGCGGCATCTTCAGTACGCTGGTGCAGATGTCGTGGGTGTCGGCACCCATCAGCGGCGCCGGCCGCAGTTGCGGTTCGGCGATGTGCTCGAACAGCGCTGGCGCCATGTCGACGTCGATCGGCTCGGCGAAACCCGGCTGCTTGAGGACCCCCAGTTGCCTGCGCACCGCCAACTGGGGATTGGCCAGCAGGTCGCCGACGTGCGCGGCGGCACCGGCGGGCACACCGGCCGCCTGTAGACAGTCCTGCGCCTCGGTCGGCGTCTTTGCCGAAATCCAGGCCGTGACCGCGGCGTCCAGGTCGGCCCGCCGGGCAACCCGCGCTTCCGCGGTGGCGTAGTCCGGGTTTGCGGCCAGGTCGGGCCTGCCGATCGCGTGCGCCAGCGCGATCCACTGCGCGTTTCCGTTCACGTCGACGGCGCAATAGGCATCTTCGCCTGTGCACGCGTAAACCCCTGAGGGAGCGTCGAACTCGCCGACATTGCCGCGGGCGATCATGGACCCCGGCTGCAGTGCTTCACGCAGGTATTCGGTGGCCAGCTGGCCGAACACCGTCTCCATCTGCGCCACGCTGATTCGGCATCCCGCACCGGTGCGCTGCCTGGCGATCAGCCCCGCCATGACCGCCGCCACTCCGACCCGCGACGCGGAGTGATCCGGGTAGACCGTGAGGTCATCACCAAACGCCTCCGCCGAGTCGGGATGTCGCCACACCTCGGTGAGCCCGACGGTAGCCCGGACCAACGGTCCATACCCCATCTGCTTACTCCACGGACCGCTATTGCCGAGCGCACTGCTCTCCAGGTAGACGACGCGCGGGTTGATGGCCCGGAGGCTTTCGTAATCCAGGCCGAGCGACTCCATCGTGCCGGGCTTGAAGTTGCTCAGCACCACGTCAGAGTCCGCGACGAGCTTGTTGAAAATCTCCTTACCTGCCGTACTGCGCAGGTTCAATCCGATGCTGCGCTTTCCGCGGCTACCCAACGCGGCGGTGTAGCTGCACGTCTCGGGTTGGTCGAACTGGCGCAGCCCGTCGATGAACTCGCGGTTCTCCACCTTGATGACGTCGGCGCCCTGATCGGCGAGAAGCCGACTCGTCTCCGCGCCGACGACGATCACGCCGAGATCGAGTACGCGCAGGCCCTCGAGCGGTCGCACGGAGTTTGGCGCTGGGGGCGCACCGGCCGGTTCATGGGTTTCGCCCGTTCGGCCCAGCACCTCGACATTGTGTTCACCGAGGCTGGGCGCCCGGTGCCGGAAACCCGCCCGGTGTCCGTCGACCTCGAGGAACCCGTTGGCGATGTCGGCAGTCAACCCGGGGGCGATCTCTGCGCGGACAAACGACTTACGCACCCGGATGTGTTCGGAGCGCAGCACCTCCTGGGCGGTGTGCAACGCGGCGACGGCGATGCCGAGTTCGCGGCCGCGGGAGACGATCTCGTTACGTGCCTGGTCGGCGAACAGGTCGATCAACGCGGCGCGTATCGCGTCCCAGTGCATGAGCCGGGTGAACATCTGTTCCAGTCCCGGGTCGGCGAGATGTTCCGGCCGTCCCAGCCAGTCGAACAACGCGCGCCATTGCTTCGCCGAAGCGATGAACATCCGGACGTGGCCGTCGCGACACGGGAGGATGGGATAGAGCATCCGCCGGTCGGGGCGCTCGAGCGGCGCGTTGATCTGTGGTTGACCCATCGTCGCTGACCCGCCGACCCCGAACCCGGGGTCCAGGCCCCGGACCACCAGGTCGAGCAGCGCGCAGTCGACATACTCGCCGATACCGCTCACCGTCGCCTGGTAGTAGGCCAGCAGAACCGCGAACGCGGCTTCGATGGCGGCCGTTTCACCGCCGAGTTCACCAGGTGGAAGCAGCGGTTCACGTCCGGGCGCTCCTGATCGGGTGAGCGCGGCCGACATCGCCGTCAGTACAGCTTCTGAGGCCTGCCAATCGCGCCAGGGTCCGTCCTGGCCGAAGTTGGTGATCGAAGCGACGACGAGGCGCGGGTTGCGTGCTCGCAACTCCCGATGGCCGAGCCCCAACCCGGCGAGATGTCCGGGCGCATAGGATTCCAGCACCACGTCCGCGGAGTCGCAGAGTACCTTCAGGGCCTCACGCCCCGACTCGTCGGCCAGGTCGAGCACGATTCCGCGCTTGTTGGCGTGCGCGGTGGCGAACCGCAGGCCGTGTCCCTCATGGAGCGGCGCGCTACGTCGCGTCGACACCCCCTGGGGCGGTTCGACGAGTACGACGTCGGCGCCGAGGTCGGCGAGGAATCGCCCTGTTGCGCCAGCGATTCCGTCGGTCAGGTCGATCACGCGGACCCCGGTGAGCGGGAGCGTGCTGTCAGGCATCGTTGCCTACCTTTCGCCTAGCTGTCATGCGGCGCACGCCGCTCAATGGTTCTTCCAATTCGGCGCTCGCTTGAGGGCGAACGCGGTCATCCCTTCGATGGCGTCAGCACTGGTCATCAACTCGTCGACAACGTCAGAAGGAGCGCGCACCGCCTCCACGGTGTCGGCGATGGCTTCGGTCTGTGCCATCAGTTCAAGCGAGAGCCGCACGGATGTAGGCGATCCCGCGATGATCTCGGCAGCCAGTTCGCGGGCGGCCTCGATGACCTGACCCCCCGGTGCGATCCGGTTGACCACACCGAGTTCGTGCGCCCGCGCCGCGTCGATGCGGGCACCGGTCAGGATCAGTTCGTTGGCCACCTTGGGTGGCACCGTGCGGGGCAATCGGACCAGGCCACCGGCCCCGGCGATAAGGCCGACTCTGACCTCGCTGAGCGCGAACGTGGCCGAATCAGACGCCACGACCAGATGGCACGCCATCGCGATCTCGAAACCGCCGCCCATGGCGTACCCGTTCACCGCCGCGATCACCGGCTTGTGCATGCGGCGGCTGGTCAGCCCGGCGAATCCGTTGAGCGGAACGTACATCGGCTTGCCGCTCGCACTGTAGATCAGGTCGTTACCGGCGCAGAAGGCCTTGTCGCCTGCCCCGGTGATGATGGCTACCCACAAGTCGTCGTCGGCGAAGTACGCGTCGAACGCGTCGTCGAGTTCCTCATGTGCGGGTGGGTGCAGGCAGTTGCGCACGTCGGGGCGGTCAATCGTGATCTCCAAGATCCGGCCGTCCCGGCGCACGGTGATGAACTCGTAGGCATCGCGCAGCCCGGGCGCCCGTTTCGGGAAGAGTTCGGCGGCCTTGGCCTCCGATACCGTGACGCGGTTGCCGGGGCCCAGTGCCGTGACATACACGGGCTGACCGATCGGGTCATCGGAGCTCTGCAACACGTCCATCAACTCGTCGTCATCCGGTGCGACGAGCGCGAGGAACCTGTCGCCGGTCGCGGTGAGCCGACCGATGACGACGCCGTTCTTGCCTTTTCGCGTGTGTTCGACGGTGAAGGTCTCGATGGTGGCCCACCCGTTGGGACGGCGTTCGTGGCGGGGGGCGTCGAGCGCATCGATCTCTCGCTGCAATGACGCGCTGGCATCTTCGCGCAGCGGGCTCGGTGTCGTGCTGTAGATGCCGACCGACGTCTTCGACAGCACACCACCGTTGGCGGACACCATCGCACGGCTGCCAGGCCTGGCCCGTACGCGCTCGACCGCCTCAGCGATGGCGTGCATCGAGTAGTTGTTGCCCGGACCTCCGAAGTAGGGCAGGCCGCCGGTGAGGGTCAATCCCCGCGGATCGTGCGGGGAAAGGCCGAGGGCTTCGGTGATGTTGGCGACGGCGATCGGAAAACACGAGTAGAAGTCGAAGAAGTCGATGTCGTCGATACCGATCTCTGCCACCTCGAGGGCGTGGCGCACCGCCGTCGCCGCTGAGGGCGCTTCGCCAAGGGCCTTGCGCTCGAGCAGGTTCCGCTCTCGCAATTCGGCCTGGCCGTGCAGATACACCCAGTTGTCCTCGGCGATACCGAGCCGGCGTGCGGTGGCCACGGACATCAACACCACCGCGGCGGCCAGATTGACCAGATCGCGAGCGACGAGGAAGCGGGTGTAGGGCTCGGCGATGACGCGGTTGCGTTCAGTCACCGTGACGAGTTCTCGTGCCGTTCGCACATCCCGTGCCGCCGCCAGGTTGTTGGCCGCTGCGATCTCGGTGAACGGAGCAAACAGTTCACCCATCGCCTCGGCATATTCGACACGTGACTTTCCCTGGGCCGAGCGTCGCGCATTCTCGAGCAGCCCATACTGCACCGGTGCGTTGATCAGACCGTGCCCGATCTGCTCCAAGGTGACAAGACCCTTCAGTCCGAAGCCGCGATCTTCGAAGATGCCGTCTGGGTCGTCGGGATCGTCGGAGAAGTCCGGTTTGTCATCCGACTTCGCGAGATGCCCGATGGTCGATATGGCCTCGGCTCCGGTCACCACGACCACCTCGGCTCTACCACCGGCGATCTCGCGGCTGAACTCGATGACAAGGTGCTGCGGTGACTGCCCGCCGGCGATGTCGAGAACGGCGCGTCGGGGCTTTGCGCCGAGGCGATTCGCCACGGACAGCGTGAACGCTGACGACTTGCCCAGCGGTGCAGGCGCTCCCGGTGTCG
This region includes:
- a CDS encoding acyl-CoA dehydrogenase family protein, producing the protein MDELAAFVDSAPALLERTWGDATAAETGDIGKLWGTAAEHGWFELADAGALDFAIAAQRVLGRVACPLPVLDMYAAAELLDDEGLRSGTLRAVLTSDPTAPVDAGGAATHVFVVPAAGGRGQLRPILEQVPLAGLAIPAWTRVRLGAPVTEVGVDRHRAERALILVRLGKAARALAAAEYAHEMAIEHAKTRVQFGKVIGSFGAVQQRTAQCQIDIRSANLLVADAISALQHDRADAVLMAELATAHIATVAPRVQFGAHHTLAATGYFTEHQAPWLFRRVHADVTMLSTIETGTGTVADILVETVAKLPAADLGDVGEAFRADYVRFLTENGARDRAPTPIDMNPQFISAMAEQGWLGFGWPTEYGGRNASLSEQVALNEETTYHRVGATKALGSVTLIGSSILRHGTEEQKAKFLPIIRSGELNFCLGYSEPEAGSDLASLRTRAVRDGENWVINGQKLWTTNAHASEWVWLAARTDPDAKPRHAGITVFLFPLDTPGITIQQHTALSGEVSCTVFYDDVRVPDSARVGEVGGGWAVIVDALSEERILMGNIAAALHRQLDDLLDFVADDPVRLVGERGSAKRATITDLAVRVQATRALVTAAVRASATDIGAMFDAAMAGVMGGELAEDFGQATLQIFGPAAALSGDGTDTSIPGGGAFEYGLRQSIMYVVGGGTNDVQRGLIARGLGLPR
- a CDS encoding acetyl-CoA acetyltransferase: MKTVQTGIDGQTPIIVGVGQIADRVDDPGYRALSPIDLAVEAARAAVADTGADADALIAAIDVVAATRQFEDSTPGAPAPLGKSSAFTLSVANRLGAKPRRAVLDIAGGQSPQHLVIEFSREIAGGRAEVVVVTGAEAISTIGHLAKSDDKPDFSDDPDDPDGIFEDRGFGLKGLVTLEQIGHGLINAPVQYGLLENARRSAQGKSRVEYAEAMGELFAPFTEIAAANNLAAARDVRTARELVTVTERNRVIAEPYTRFLVARDLVNLAAAVVLMSVATARRLGIAEDNWVYLHGQAELRERNLLERKALGEAPSAATAVRHALEVAEIGIDDIDFFDFYSCFPIAVANITEALGLSPHDPRGLTLTGGLPYFGGPGNNYSMHAIAEAVERVRARPGSRAMVSANGGVLSKTSVGIYSTTPSPLREDASASLQREIDALDAPRHERRPNGWATIETFTVEHTRKGKNGVVIGRLTATGDRFLALVAPDDDELMDVLQSSDDPIGQPVYVTALGPGNRVTVSEAKAAELFPKRAPGLRDAYEFITVRRDGRILEITIDRPDVRNCLHPPAHEELDDAFDAYFADDDLWVAIITGAGDKAFCAGNDLIYSASGKPMYVPLNGFAGLTSRRMHKPVIAAVNGYAMGGGFEIAMACHLVVASDSATFALSEVRVGLIAGAGGLVRLPRTVPPKVANELILTGARIDAARAHELGVVNRIAPGGQVIEAARELAAEIIAGSPTSVRLSLELMAQTEAIADTVEAVRAPSDVVDELMTSADAIEGMTAFALKRAPNWKNH
- a CDS encoding CaiB/BaiF CoA transferase family protein, coding for MPDSTLPLTGVRVIDLTDGIAGATGRFLADLGADVVLVEPPQGVSTRRSAPLHEGHGLRFATAHANKRGIVLDLADESGREALKVLCDSADVVLESYAPGHLAGLGLGHRELRARNPRLVVASITNFGQDGPWRDWQASEAVLTAMSAALTRSGAPGREPLLPPGELGGETAAIEAAFAVLLAYYQATVSGIGEYVDCALLDLVVRGLDPGFGVGGSATMGQPQINAPLERPDRRMLYPILPCRDGHVRMFIASAKQWRALFDWLGRPEHLADPGLEQMFTRLMHWDAIRAALIDLFADQARNEIVSRGRELGIAVAALHTAQEVLRSEHIRVRKSFVRAEIAPGLTADIANGFLEVDGHRAGFRHRAPSLGEHNVEVLGRTGETHEPAGAPPAPNSVRPLEGLRVLDLGVIVVGAETSRLLADQGADVIKVENREFIDGLRQFDQPETCSYTAALGSRGKRSIGLNLRSTAGKEIFNKLVADSDVVLSNFKPGTMESLGLDYESLRAINPRVVYLESSALGNSGPWSKQMGYGPLVRATVGLTEVWRHPDSAEAFGDDLTVYPDHSASRVGVAAVMAGLIARQRTGAGCRISVAQMETVFGQLATEYLREALQPGSMIARGNVGEFDAPSGVYACTGEDAYCAVDVNGNAQWIALAHAIGRPDLAANPDYATAEARVARRADLDAAVTAWISAKTPTEAQDCLQAAGVPAGAAAHVGDLLANPQLAVRRQLGVLKQPGFAEPIDVDMAPALFEHIAEPQLRPAPLMGADTHDICTSVLKMPQDEIDGLIAEGVLETPTV
- a CDS encoding nitronate monooxygenase, producing the protein MRTPFTELVGIQHPLVGFNRSPAVVAEVTKAGGLGVLAATAYTPEELDAQLTWIENQVGGLPYGVDLLVPEKLAIGDPNDLMASLRAQIPDEHRQFIADLLIKYEIPELPPDADPLINDEIAAAINPDGVEALLDVVFEHPIALVANALGTPPANLVQRAKANNVVVAALVGQAKHARRQVAAGVDVLIAQGTEAGGHTGTIATTVLTPEVVSVAEGRPVLAAGGIATGAQMAAGLSLGAAGVWCGSVWLNSFEDITPLAIKQKFLAAGSNDTIRSPLRTGKPARQLRSTYHSEWEKPGSPQPLPLPLQPMLVNEAFSRIDAAAGDGHAGALELETFFIGQVVGSFTELRPAKEIALGIVADCEQRLRTLAAEIV